AGAATCGAACGGTGCATCGAGTTCCGGTTGTTTGCCGGATTTCAGGGCGTCGACAGCGCGTTCCAGCAATTCGGTGTACAGGGTGAAGCCGATTTCCTGAATCTGGCCGCTTTGTTCGTCGCCCAACAGTTCGCCGGCCCCGCGTATTTCCATGTCGTGCGAAGACAACATGAAACCGGCACCCAGTTCGCCGGAGGTTTCGAAGGCTTCCAGGCGTTTGATGGCGTCCTTGGTCATCAGCGACTTGGGCGGCACGATGCAATAGGCGTAGGCGCGATGGTGAGACCGGCCAACCCGGCCGCGTAGCTGGTGCAATTGTGCCAGACCCAACTTGTCGGCGCGGTTGATGACGATGGTATTGGCGCTGGGGATATCGATACCGCTTTCGATAATGGTGCTGGCGATCAACAGGTTGAAACGCTGGTGGTAAAAATCCAGCATGATCTGTTCCAATTCCCGCTCCGCCATTTGGCCGTGGGCGATCTGAATGCGGGCTTCCGGCACCAGCGTTTCCAGTTCGCGGGCCATCTTATCCATGGTTTTTACGTCGTTGTGCAGAAAAAACACTTGGCCGCCGCGCTTGATTTCCCGTTGGCAGGCCTCTTGTACTTGCGAATCTATCCACTCCGTGACGAAGGTTTTAATGGCGTGGCGGTTAGGCGGCGGGGTGGCGATGATGGAGATGTCGCGCAGGCCGGCCATGGCCATGTTCAGGGTGCGCGGTATCGGTGTCGCGGTCAGCGTCAGCATATCCAGTTCATATCGCAACTTCTTGAAATGCTCTTTTTGGGTCACGCCGAAACGGTGTTCCTCGTCGATGATGACCAGCCCCAAGGCTTGATACTTCATGTCTTTGGACAGTAATTTGTGGGTGCCGATAATGATGTCGACTTTGCCCGCCGCCAGTTCGTCGGTCACGGCTTTTTGTTGTTTGGCGGTGACGAAGCGGGACATCACTTCGATGCGTACCGGCCAGTCTGCGAAACGGTCGCGGAAATTTTGATAATGTTGTTGGGCCAATAAAGTGGTGGGCACCAGCACCGCCACTTGCTTGCCGCTTTGCACCGCGACGAAGGCGGCGCGCATGGCGACTTCTGTCTTGCCGAAGCCTACGTCGCCGCAGACCACGCGATCCATCGGCTGAGTGGCGGCCATATCGTGCAGGATGGCGTCGATGGCGCTAAGCTGGTCCGGCGTTTCCTCGAACGGGAAGGCAGCGGCAAAAGCGTTATAGTCGGTGTTGTCGACGTCAAAGGCAAAGCCCTGACGGGCGGCGCGTTTGGCGTGAATATCCAGCAGCTCGGCGGCCACATCGCGGGCCCGCTCCATGGCCTTTTTCTTGGCTTTGCTCCATTGTTCGGTGCCAAGTTTATGCAATGGGGCATTTTCGGCGGAGATGCCGCTATACCGGCCGATTAAATGCAGCGAGGAGACCGGCACGTACAGTTTGTCGTTGTTGGCATACTCCAACATCAGAAATTCGGCTTCAATATCGCCCACCGTCAAGGTCTGCAGGCCCAGATAGCGGCCTACGCCGTGTTCCTGATGAACCACTGGCGAACCGATGGTCAGCTCGTTGAGGTTGTTGAAGATGTTTTCCAGCTCGCGGGCGGCCGATTGCCGGCGTCTCCGCCGCTGTTGGGCCTTGGCGCCGCTGAGTTGGCTTTCGGTGATGATGGCCAGCGAGGGCGTATCCAGCCACAGCCCCTGGTCCATCGGCGCAACCACGATACAGGCGGACTCGTCGCTTTGTAGAAATTCCGGCCAACTTTGCAACGGTTTGACCTGCAGTTTAACGCTTTTCAGCTTGTCGATCAGGCCTTCGCGGTGGCCGGCGGTTTCGGCAACAAACAGGATCTTTCCGGCAAAGCCTTCGATGAATCGACGCAGGTTTTGCGCGGGTTCTTTCAAGCGGCTGTCGATAGCGAGGTCGGGCAGGCTTTTGCAATTAAGCGAATGGCCTTGTTCTGCCTGATTGTCGAGAACGATGCGGCTGAAGCGGACGGTGTGCTGTTGAGTTTCCTCGGCTGATAGAAACAGCCTGGCGGGCGGTAACAGCGGCCGGTCGATATCGTATTTACGTTGCTGATAGCGTTCTTCGGCTTCGCTGAAAAAGCGTTGGGCGTGCTCGGCAAAGCCGGCCGGCAACACGAACAGAGCGGTTTTCGGCAGATAGGCGAACAAGGATTCGGTATGGTCGACGAATAGCGGCAGATAGTATTCGATGCCGGCCGGGGCGATTTGTTTGGAAATATCGACGTATAACGGATTCTTGGGTGACGATTCGGGGAATTGTTCGCGAAAAGCCTGCCGAAACTGTTTGACGGCTTCGTCGGTAAATGGAAACTCGCGGGCTGGAAACAGCTCGATCTTTTGCATTTTTTCCTGAGACATTTGCGTATCCGGGTCGAAGCTGCGGATCGATTCCACGTCGTCGTCGAATAGTTCAATGCGGTAGGGTTGTTTACTGCCCATCGGGAATAAATCCAGAATCGAGCCGCGCACGGCGAATTCGCCATGTTGATAGATTTGCGACACGCATTGATAACCGACCGCTTCCAGTTTGGCGCGGGTCAGTTCGAGGTTCAGGGTGCCGCCAACTTCTATCGCAAAGCTGTGCGCCAATATGTGTTCGCGCGGCGCCAGTCGGTGCATCAAGGTGGATACCGACAGGATCAGCGCGCCGCGTTTGGTGTCCGGCAGCACTGCCAGTGTTCTCAAGCGTTCCGAAATGATTTCCGGGAGCGGCGAGAATACATCGTAGGGCAGGGTCTCCCAATCCGGGAAATGCAGAATCGGTAGGTCGTTATTTAGAAAAAAAGCCAGCTCGTGTTCCAAGCGTAAGGCGGTTTGGGTGTCTTGAGTAACGATGACCAGTAAACGGTTTTCCCGATTAATGGTGTTGGCTAGCGTCAGGGAGTCGCCGCAGCCTTTAAGGCCGGTCCAATAAAGTGGGGTGTCGATGGATTGGGGAAGAGCGGCTTGGGTAAAGGTTGAAGACGACATTACGATCAAATTAAGCAAAAACGAGCTTAATTATAAACGCGATCCGCGGTGATGCGGCAGGAAGCTGATTAATTTCGGTTGTTTAGCCGTGCAGGGCGTCGGATCGCCTTAGCCGGCATTCTTCTGTTGTAACTCGATTTCCTGCATGTAACGTTGGATGCTGGTTTCAAAATTGGTGGGCATGCTTTGGAACAAACAACCTATCTTGTCTTGTAAGGTCATGGTACCGCTGCGGACCTTGACGTTGTTTTTGATTATAAAACCGACAATGGCGTGATTACCGTTGTGTAGATGCAGGCTACAGTCCGTAAATTGACAGTCGGGTTGCATGTGTTCCGCCCATTTGGGATCGGGATTCAGAAACGCAATTCCGGTCATACTAAGGTCGTATAACGGAAATTTCAAAGTTTCCACGCTATCGTCTTGTTCGGATTTGAATGTCAACTGACAGTAGCTGCCGTTATGCGAATAAGGAATTCTGACGCGATAATATTGACGGCGCTGCATCCAGAAAATGCTGTCGGGTATAGGCATGGAGAAAACGGACTCGCCGCCCGATTTGATCTTCTGGATATTTTTCGCGCTAAACGAGACTTTAATGCCATTGTATTCGGTGCGAAACAGCACTTTTTCCGAGGCTAATAACTGGGAGTCGACTGCCTCGGAAGGACCGCAGTCCAGTTGCAACAACTTCTTTTTGGGATCCAGCTCGATTATCGTCGTCAAAAAGGAGGTGTTCCTATCGCCGAAATGCGCGGAGATCAGGCATTTCTTAGTTACCAATTCATTGAAGTGGTTAAATACCATTTTGGCGTTTTTGACGATGTATTCGGATTCCGTTGCCATTTAATTAAGTTGTTAAATGTTGCTGTGTAACAAGGCGGCTATTGTAAAATAGCTAGAATTATTATGCACACAAAAGGGTAAGTTGATGGGATGGTTGTTATTATTTACAGCAGGTTGTTCGGAAATCATTTTCGCGTTAAGCCTAAAATATAATGAGGGATTTAGCAAATTATGGCCTAGCGTGGTGACTTGTTTTTCCGGCGCCGGCAGTTTTTATCTGCTGATGCTGTCTTTAAAAACCCTGCCATTAGGTACCGCCTATGCCGTTTGGACTGGAATGGGGGCCGTCGGTGTGGCGATTATCGGCATATTTCTGTTTAAGGAATCGTCGGACTGGATACGCTTGACGTCTATCATGATGATAGTGATAGGTATCGCCGGATTGAAACTGACCCACGTCGAATAATGCTGCATTTGGTTGCGGAATCCACGCTAACTTCGGCATTGGTGGCTCGTACGGCTAAAGCAGACGACGTAGTGTTGCAAGCTGGGGCGGTTTGGGCGGCGTTCTCGGGCCACAAGGATAATGCCAAGCTGAGCGGCTTGTTGGATAAAGGCTGCCATATTTACGCATTAAGCGATGTACTCGCGATGAACGGCATCCTTGATCAGCAATTATTGACTGGGGTTATACCTATCGATTACGCGCAGTTTGTCGAATTGACGGTAAAAAACCCGGTGATTCATACGTGGTGTTGAAAGTCGGTGACCTTGAGCTGGAAACCACGGCCGAGGGTTTTTTGCGGAACGCTGCAGACTGGAATCAGCAAGTGGCGGAGGCGCTGGCTCGCCAAAATGGAATTGAGATCAGTGCCGCGCATTGGGAAATTCTGCTTTTTATCCGCGATTATTACCGACAATATCAGCATTTGCCCAATGCGCGCATGTTTGCCGCGGCCATAAAGAAAACCTTGGGCGAAGACAAAGCCCAAAGCCGTTATCTGCAAAAGTTATTCCCCGACGGGCCGTTGAAATATGCCAGTAAATTGGCGGGTTTGCCCAAACCGCCTACCTGTTTGTAAACCGATTTTAAACGTTTTGAGAGTAATACATGAGTAATCCCCGCGTTGGTTTTATCAGTTTGGGCTGCCCAAAAGCCCTGGTCGATAGCGAGCAGATTTTGACGCGTCTGCGTAGCGAAGGCTATCAGGTCTCGCCCAATTACAAAGATTCGGATTTAGTGATAGTGAATACCTGTGGTTTCATCGATGCGGCAGTGGAAGAGTCGCTGGATAGCATAGGCGAGGCCCTGGCGGAAAACGGCCGGGTGATTGTTACCGGTTGCCTGGGTGCGCGGCAGGATGAAATTCTGGCCAGACATCCGCAGGTATTGAAAATTACCGGCGCGCATGCCACCGACGAAGTGGTCAGTGCGGTACACGAGCATCTGCCGCCGGCACACAATCCGTTTACGGATTTATTGCCGCCGCAGGGCATCAAGCTGACGCCGCGACACTATGCCTATCTAAAAATCTCAGAAGGTTGCAATCACCGATGCACTTTTTGCATCATTCCGTCCATGCGCGGGGACTTGGTCAGCCGGCCCATCGACGAGGTCATGCAGGAAGCCGAGCGACTGGCCGATGCAGGCGTCAAGGAGCTATTGATCGTTTCGCAAGATACCAGCGCTTATGGCTTGGATTTGAAATATCAGCATCGGCGTTGGCGCGGGCAGGATCTGCAAACCCGCTTTTACGATTTGGCCGCCGCCTTAGGCGAGTTGGGCATATGGGTGCGGATGCATTACGTTTACCCTTACCCGCACGTGGATCAGGTGGTGCCGTTGATGGCGGAGGGTAAAATCTTGCCTTACCTGGATATTCCGTTTCAGCATGCCAATAGCCGTATCTTAAAGCTGATGAAGCGGCCCGCAGCGGCGGAAAACAATCTGGAGCGCATCAAGGCCTGGCGCAATATTTGTCCCGATCTGACTATTCGCAGCACGTTCATCGTTGGATTTCCCGGCGAGACCGAGCAGGAGTTTGAAGAGTTATTACAATTTTTGAGCGAAGCGCAAATGGACCGGGTCGGTTGTTTTGCCTATTCGCCAGTGAAAGGCGCGGTTGCCAACGAGTTGCCGGATTCGCTGCCGGAAGAGGTTAAACAACAGCGTTTGGCGCGGTTTATGGCGCATCAGGCTGCAATTAGCGCCGAGCGCTTACAGCGCAGGGTGGGGCGAATCGAAACCGTATTGGTCGACGAGGTGGTCGAGGAGGGCGCCGTTGCCCGCAGTAAAAGCGATGCGCCGGAAATCGACGGGCAGGTTTTCATTGATGGCGCTACTCATCTTCACGTCGGCGATTTCGTCGAAGTGGAAATCGAAGAAGCGGATGAATATGATTTATGGGGCAAACTGATTTAGCTTAAACACCCCCAAGACCTGCATAACAACCCGCCACTGCCCGGCAATGGCGGGTTGTTCAATTATAAGCCTGGGCTTATAAAGGGTTTACGTTTTCAGCTTGTGGGCCTTTTTGACCATTGGTCACTTCCATAGTGACTTTTTGGCCTTCTTTCAGGGTTTTACGGCCGCTGCCGACGATAGCGCTGAAATGTACGAATACATCTTTACCGCCGTCTTGTTCGATGAAACCGAAGCCTTTTTCATCGTTGAACCATTTTACTTTGCCTTCTACTTGTGCTGACATAAATCTCTCTTTCTAAAAAGTGCCGAAACCGGCGTTTGTGTTACGGGTGGTGAATAAAGCAGGTAGTGGAAGACGTGTAAAGCGACAACGATTACCGAGCTAAATCAGTGACATTATACATAGCTATGGCAATACACCAAGAAAAAAGATGGATTCCGTCTGTTAAGGTTTTAAGACCATCAATTAAAGCCTAAACTTTGCTGGACTGTAAATGAGCGTGTCGGTATTAACTTATTGTTTTTAGGTGTATTTTAGCCTAAAACCGTTCCGGCGGCCATTCGTTGGTCCTGAGCGCTTTATTGTGAATCGGGCGCTAATTTAACGGTCATTTTGGATAAATACAGACAAAAAATCGGTTTGAAGTAATCGCGATTTTTGAGTTCGGGAGGAGGGGCATGCGCTTGTTAAAAAGCAAAAACGGGGTTTACTAAACCTGTATTGGCGGTTCTTGTAATGGTTTGTGCTTCCTGTTGAATTCAAGTCGGCTGTCTATGCACCCTAACTTAGCGCACTCTTGTTCCGTGAAAATGAATATTGTTTAACTGCAATCCGCGATAGCGACAACCCTAAGCGGCTTTGTTCGGAAAGGTCGGTAACGACAAGACGAGGCGCGCGTGATCCACTTGGCTACTGTTCGGTTTAAAGCGCAATCCGTGTGCAATTGAAGTGCAACCATTATGTTTTTTACATTTACAGCAGATTTGGATCATGCTCTACGCTAAGAGATGATCCAGACCCGGCATGCCCTTCGCACCCAATATTGCCGAATAAGCACTGATAGACAGGAGATAGACGCCAATCAGGATATTGCCGATTGGTTTCTTGGCTCGTTATTCGGCAACTGAGATTTGCTTATAAAGCTACAACATTTTCCGCTTGCGGGCCTTTTGCGCCACTGGTTACTTCCATGGTGACTCTTTGGCCTTCCTGCAGTGATTTACGGCCACTGCCTTGAATAACGCTGAAATGAACGAATACATCTTTGCCGCCTTCTTGCTCGATGAAGCCGAAGCCTTTTTCGTCATTAAACCACTTAACTTTGCCTTCTACTTGTGCTGCCATAAATCTCTCTTAAATTACAAAAAAACCAATACTGTCGTAATGGAGTCTGAATTATCGCTTGTTTTCGGCGTCGGTGCTTAAAATCTGCATTATTTGAGTTTTCCAGACATTTTTTAGATTGGGTTGTTATCGTGCGATGATCTTACCATCCCGGTTTTCATGGGAACGGTCCGCGTTAAGTAATGCGGGTACCG
This sequence is a window from Methylomonas methanica MC09. Protein-coding genes within it:
- the mfd gene encoding transcription-repair coupling factor, whose amino-acid sequence is MSSSTFTQAALPQSIDTPLYWTGLKGCGDSLTLANTINRENRLLVIVTQDTQTALRLEHELAFFLNNDLPILHFPDWETLPYDVFSPLPEIISERLRTLAVLPDTKRGALILSVSTLMHRLAPREHILAHSFAIEVGGTLNLELTRAKLEAVGYQCVSQIYQHGEFAVRGSILDLFPMGSKQPYRIELFDDDVESIRSFDPDTQMSQEKMQKIELFPAREFPFTDEAVKQFRQAFREQFPESSPKNPLYVDISKQIAPAGIEYYLPLFVDHTESLFAYLPKTALFVLPAGFAEHAQRFFSEAEERYQQRKYDIDRPLLPPARLFLSAEETQQHTVRFSRIVLDNQAEQGHSLNCKSLPDLAIDSRLKEPAQNLRRFIEGFAGKILFVAETAGHREGLIDKLKSVKLQVKPLQSWPEFLQSDESACIVVAPMDQGLWLDTPSLAIITESQLSGAKAQQRRRRRQSAARELENIFNNLNELTIGSPVVHQEHGVGRYLGLQTLTVGDIEAEFLMLEYANNDKLYVPVSSLHLIGRYSGISAENAPLHKLGTEQWSKAKKKAMERARDVAAELLDIHAKRAARQGFAFDVDNTDYNAFAAAFPFEETPDQLSAIDAILHDMAATQPMDRVVCGDVGFGKTEVAMRAAFVAVQSGKQVAVLVPTTLLAQQHYQNFRDRFADWPVRIEVMSRFVTAKQQKAVTDELAAGKVDIIIGTHKLLSKDMKYQALGLVIIDEEHRFGVTQKEHFKKLRYELDMLTLTATPIPRTLNMAMAGLRDISIIATPPPNRHAIKTFVTEWIDSQVQEACQREIKRGGQVFFLHNDVKTMDKMARELETLVPEARIQIAHGQMAERELEQIMLDFYHQRFNLLIASTIIESGIDIPSANTIVINRADKLGLAQLHQLRGRVGRSHHRAYAYCIVPPKSLMTKDAIKRLEAFETSGELGAGFMLSSHDMEIRGAGELLGDEQSGQIQEIGFTLYTELLERAVDALKSGKQPELDAPFDSGPEVDLQTAALIPEDYLPDIHARLVLYKRIASADSEDDLRKLKIEMIDRFGLLPDQVKALFAITELKQQSAHLGIKKIEAYATGGRIVFNASPQIDTAELIAMIQSQSQVYKFDGADKLRFTHTFKDMEDKVAFLHKLLLRLGPKP
- a CDS encoding flagellar brake protein — encoded protein: MATESEYIVKNAKMVFNHFNELVTKKCLISAHFGDRNTSFLTTIIELDPKKKLLQLDCGPSEAVDSQLLASEKVLFRTEYNGIKVSFSAKNIQKIKSGGESVFSMPIPDSIFWMQRRQYYRVRIPYSHNGSYCQLTFKSEQDDSVETLKFPLYDLSMTGIAFLNPDPKWAEHMQPDCQFTDCSLHLHNGNHAIVGFIIKNNVKVRSGTMTLQDKIGCLFQSMPTNFETSIQRYMQEIELQQKNAG
- a CDS encoding DMT family transporter, with amino-acid sequence MGWLLLFTAGCSEIIFALSLKYNEGFSKLWPSVVTCFSGAGSFYLLMLSLKTLPLGTAYAVWTGMGAVGVAIIGIFLFKESSDWIRLTSIMMIVIGIAGLKLTHVE
- a CDS encoding DsrH/TusB family sulfur relay protein, coding for MLHLVAESTLTSALVARTAKADDVVLQAGAVWAAFSGHKDNAKLSGLLDKGCHIYALSDVLAMNGILDQQLLTGVIPIDYAQFVELTVKNPVIHTWC
- a CDS encoding TusE/DsrC/DsvC family sulfur relay protein, with the translated sequence MVLKVGDLELETTAEGFLRNAADWNQQVAEALARQNGIEISAAHWEILLFIRDYYRQYQHLPNARMFAAAIKKTLGEDKAQSRYLQKLFPDGPLKYASKLAGLPKPPTCL
- the rimO gene encoding 30S ribosomal protein S12 methylthiotransferase RimO; translation: MSNPRVGFISLGCPKALVDSEQILTRLRSEGYQVSPNYKDSDLVIVNTCGFIDAAVEESLDSIGEALAENGRVIVTGCLGARQDEILARHPQVLKITGAHATDEVVSAVHEHLPPAHNPFTDLLPPQGIKLTPRHYAYLKISEGCNHRCTFCIIPSMRGDLVSRPIDEVMQEAERLADAGVKELLIVSQDTSAYGLDLKYQHRRWRGQDLQTRFYDLAAALGELGIWVRMHYVYPYPHVDQVVPLMAEGKILPYLDIPFQHANSRILKLMKRPAAAENNLERIKAWRNICPDLTIRSTFIVGFPGETEQEFEELLQFLSEAQMDRVGCFAYSPVKGAVANELPDSLPEEVKQQRLARFMAHQAAISAERLQRRVGRIETVLVDEVVEEGAVARSKSDAPEIDGQVFIDGATHLHVGDFVEVEIEEADEYDLWGKLI
- a CDS encoding cold-shock protein; protein product: MSAQVEGKVKWFNDEKGFGFIEQDGGKDVFVHFSAIVGSGRKTLKEGQKVTMEVTNGQKGPQAENVNPL
- a CDS encoding cold-shock protein, yielding MAAQVEGKVKWFNDEKGFGFIEQEGGKDVFVHFSVIQGSGRKSLQEGQRVTMEVTSGAKGPQAENVVAL